The Isorropodon fossajaponicum endosymbiont JTNG4 genome segment GATTGATCAGCAAATGGTGTATTTACAACTAAGGGAGTCTAATCCAGATGTTGCTAAGGCGCTTACTCATACCCAAGCCATGAGTATACCCGAGCACGTTGTGAACGGCGTTGTCAGGCGTAAAACCTCCATAGGCGCCATTTTTTTTATTGATGAACCTAGCTCACAACTTTATATGCGCTATACGCAAAGAAAGAAAAACATCAAATTTTTAGATGCTCAAAAAGTTAAGCAAGCCATTACCATTTTAGATGCACATTTAAGCGCGACCACTGAATATCACTTTAGCCATACTATGACTGCTAATCAGGGCATGTTGTGCAACAACATCCTGCACAAGCGTTCTGGGTTTATTGACAATCCGCTCAATCCAAGATTGCTGCTCAGAGGTCGTTACTTTAATCGGTTAAATTAGGGTTATAATTGAGCGATGATTAACAGTCACCGACTTGAAAGCGCCAAGCAAATCAGCTCGCCAAACTTTAATAAAAGACCCAACCAAGCCATATCTTTGATTGTTATTCATAATATTTCACTACCGCCTGGCAAATTCAACAACAACCATATTGAAGATTTTTTTACCAATCAGCTTGATACCAATCAGCACCCTTATTTTAAAACCATTAAAGACCTGAAAGTATCCACGCACCTGTTGATTAAACGTAATGGCATGATCATTCAATTCGTACCTTTTAATCAGCGCGCTTGGCATGCAGGTGAATCAAACTATAAAGGCAAGCATAATTGTAATGATTTTTCTATCGGTATTGAGTTACAAGGAGATGACAATACACCGTATGAATCGGTACAATACGAAGTCTTAAATAAGGTAGTAGATTTATTAAAGTCTCATTATCCAATAAATGCCATCAAAGGTCATAGCGATATTTCTCCGATAAGAAAAACAGATCCTGGGCCTTATTTTAAGTGGAATAAACTACATGCAATTACTTGATAAATTAAACCAACAAGCCAAAAACATCAAACTGATTATTCTTGATGTAGATGGTGTATTAACAGATGGTGGCTTATACTTCTCTGACGAAGGTATGGGGCCTAAGCGCTTTAATTCGCTTGATGGGCTAGGCAATTAAACCACTCAAACAAAATGATATTGAAGCGGCTGTTATTAGCGTCAGAAGCTCTAAAAATGTAGCACACCGGATGAAGAATTTAGGCATTGAACATTTTTACCAAGGACAAGATGACAAGGTTGTTGCTTTTAATGATCTTATCAAAAAACTATCGCTTCAAACTGAACAAGTTGCTTATATGGGCGATGACATTATTGATTTACCCGTTATGAGGGCCCTGTAAACCAGATTGTGTAAACCCTCATATTTTATAATCCCCGAAAAGGAGAAAAAACATGAGTAACACAATACCAAGAAACAAAAAAAAGCAACTTAACAACACAGGCATCAACCAGAAAAAGCTCCGTGCTTTTGCTGATGAACTTGCCAAAGACATCCACACCCAAGATGATTTAGCAGATCTAGCTGCTTCACTGGTTAAAATGACCATTGAAGCAGCATTAGGTGCTGAGATGGAACATCATCTTGGTTATCCAAAATATGGGCAAAATAGCAGCGAGCTTAATACAGACAGCAATGCTCGTAATGGCTATTACCCTAAAACCGTCAAAGGCAATCATGGTGAAGTTGAACTTGCTATCCCAAGAGACCGCAGAGGTAGCTTTGAACCTTTAATTATTGAAAAAGGTCAAACGCCGATTGGGTGCTTTTGATAGTCAGATATTAAGCCTATATGCCAAAGGCATAGGTACCCGTGACATCGTCTCAACCTTTAAAGAAATGTATGATGTAGACATCTCAGCAACATTGGTATCCAATGTCACTCAGCAGGCGGTTATCACCCAAGCGATTGAATGGCGTAATCGTCCACTTGATGAAATTTACCTATTGTCTATTTAGATGGTATTGTCATTAAAGTTAGGCAAGATAAGCAAATCATCAAAAAGACCATGTATATCGCCTTAGGTGTGAACCTTGAAGGCAGAAAAGAATACTTGGGTCTGTGGTTATCAAAAAATGAATCTTCCAAGTTTTGGCTAGGCGTTCTTAATGATATTAGTAATCGTGGCGTTAAAAACATTCTCATTGCCTCAGTCGATGGACTAACGGGCTTTCCTGAGGCAATTAATGCCGTGTTCCCCCAGACTGGTGTTCAACGGTGTATTGTGCATATGGTTAGAAACTCCCTTAAATATGTGGGTTACAAAGACAGAAAGCAGGTTGCCAGTAGTCTTAAACAAATTTACCAGTCCATCAGTGAAGATGAGGCTTTACTCGCATTAGATGAGTTTGAACACCAGTGGGGTAAACAGTTCCCAAGCATTGCCAAATCATGGCGACGTCATTGGGATAATGTAGCAACAATATTTGCTTATCCTGAAGCCATTAGAAAGGCAGTCTATACCACCAATGCCATTGAATCCTTAAACTCAGTGATTCGTAAATCTATCAAGAATAGAAAGATTTTTAATCACGATGATTCTGCTTTTAAAGTTGTCTTTTTGGCCATTGAAGCAGCCAGTAAGAAATGGACGATGCCAATTAGAAATTGGTCACAAGCAGTGAATTAGTTTATAATCCTGCATGAGGATAGATTAAAGGATTATGTCTGATTTTTAACGAGGGCTTTACACAATCTGGTTTACAGGGTCAAGAATCAGTGGAAGTAAATACTGATACCCACCATCTAGATACAATGAAGTCAAAGGTAGAACACCTAAGATTGAAACAACATTGGCTATATTTTTAAACAAAAATATCTCATTAGTGACTAAAAAAATAGGTGGTCATGGCGCAGTAAGAGAAGTTTGTGATTTATTATTAAAAGCTCAAAATACCTTTGACAAAACCATGGAAAAGTACCTAACATAACCCCATTTCAACAAAAATGTTACCAAACCCTTAAAGATAAGGTTCCTGCTGGCAGAGTTATTACCTACGCTGGCCTTGCCAAACTCATTAATCACCCCAACGCCTATAGAGCGGTTGGCTCTGCAATGAACAAAAACCCTTTTGCACCTGAAGTGCCCTGCCATCGTGTGGTTAAGTCAAATGGAGATTTAGGTGATTTTGCGGAAGATATCAAAATTAAAATAAAACGCCTCAAAAAAGAAGGCGTTGAGGTGGCTAGCAACAAAATTGTTAACTTTAAAAAAATTAACTACTTATCACTAAAAAATTAGATCAACGGTATTTTTAATTAAGGACTATGGTTCTTAAATTTTCTTACCGCGCATCTTGTTAATCATTTGCAATTGTGCCATTGACTCGGCAAGTGCTGCTTGTGTTGCTGAAATGTCTTGACTCTTAGTTGCATTTTCCATTGCCTCTTGTGTGCGCTGTTTAGCCTCTAACGCCTTAGATTCGTCTAAATCACTTGCTCTAATTGCAGTATCAGAAAAAATAGTCACAACATCTGGCTGGACTTCTACAATGCCACCAGAAACATAAATAGATTCTATACCTTTATCGGTTTCTACTCGAACTTCACCTGGTTTTAAGGTTGACAAAAGTGCTGTATGTTTTGGATAAATACCTAGCTCACCTGTGGATGCGGGTACAAATACACACAACGCCTCACCCGAATAAAGCGATTCTGTTGCACTAACGACATCAACATGAATGGTTGGCATTTATGCGTTCTCCTTGGCGGTTTCACGAACCTCGTCAATTGAGCCTGTCATGTAGAATGCTTGCTCTGGAAAATCATCCATTTCACCATCAAGAATGGCTTTAAATCCAGCAATTGTGTCTTTAAGTGAGACATATTTTCCTGGTGCACCAGTGAAGACTTCTGCCACAAAAAATGGCTGAGACAAAAAGCGTTGAATTTTACGAGCACGAGACACTGAACGCTTGTCTTCTTCAGATAATTCATCCATACCTAAAATCGCAATAATGTCTTTTAATTCTTTGTAGCGTTGCAACACGACTTGTACGCCACGAGCCACGTTATAGTGCTCTTCGCCCACGATTAACGGGTCTAGTTGGCGTGAAGTAGAATCCAGTGGGTCTACCGCAGGATAAATGCCTAATTCTGCTACTTGACGTGACAACACAACCGTTGCATCTAAATGAGCAAATGTAGTTGCTGGCGATGGGTCAGTTAAATCATCTGCAGGTACATACACTGCCTGAATTGAGGTAATTGAGCCTTTTTTAGTTGAAGTAATACGTTCCTGTAATGCGCCCATCTCACTTGCTAATGTTGGCTGATAGCCCACTGCTGATGGCATACGACCTAATAGTGCCGATACTTCCGTACCTGCAAGTGTATAACGATAGATATTGTCAATAAACAACAATACATCACGACCTTCATCACGAAAGTATTCTGCCATGGTTAGTCCTGTTAAGGCAACACGCAACCTGTTTCCCGGAGGCTCATTCATTTGACCATACACTAAAGACACTTTATCAAGTACATTTGACTCTTTCATTTCGTGATAAAAGTCATTGCCTTCACGAGTACGTTCGCCCACACCAGCAAATACTGAATAACCAGAATGCTCAATCGCAATATTACGAATTAACTCCATCATATTAACGGTTTTGCCAACACCAGCACCACCAAACAAACCAACCTTGCCGCCTTTGGCAAACGGGCAAATTAAATCAATGACTTTAATACCTGTTTCTAATAATTCTGCTGCAGGTGCCAGTTCATGATAAGCAGGCGCACTTCGGTGAATAGCCCAATCGACTTCTTGACCAATGTCGCCAGCATTATCAATCGGCTCGCCCAGCACATTCATAATACGCCCTAATGTCTTAACGCCAACAGGCACCTTAATCGGCTCACCTGTGTTGGTGACTTCCAAGCCTCTTTTTAGGCCTTCAGAACCACCCATGGCAATTGCACGCACCACATGGTCGCCCAACTGTTGCTGAACTTCTAAGATTAAGCCTGTTTCTGGAACTTTTAAGGCGTCATAAATTTTTGGCATACTGTCTGCTGAGAATTCGACATCGATAACCGCGCCAATAATTTGTGTAATTTTTCCTGTACTCATTTTGCTTTTCCTTTTTTTAAACTTTAAACAGCAGCAGCGCCGCTAACAATCTCAGAAATTTCTTGCGTAATTGCCGCTTGCCTTGCCTTGTTGTAAACCAACTCTAACTCTTTAACCATATCACCTGCATTATCAGTTGCACTTTTCATTGCAACCATGCGTGAAGATTGCTCACAGGCAATGTTTTCAACTAAGCCTTGATAAACCAAAGCCTCAATATAACGCACTAGTAACGCACTTAGAACCTTTTGTGCATCAGGCTCATAAATATAGTCCCAATAGTGGTTCATATTATCCGATTTGCCTGCCACCATTGGTACTAATTGCATAATGGTGGGTGCTTGGGTCATGGTATTTTCAAATTTGTTGTAGGCTACTGATAATTGTTGGGTTTCGCCTGCATCAAACCCGTCAAGCATGGCTTTAATCGTGCCTAACAAATCATCAAAATGAGGCGCATCACCTAAATCTGTCAATACAGATTTAACGTTCAAGCCAGAATTTTTAAAAAATGAGGTTGCTTTTTTGCCAATAGTGCAGATATCAACTTCAATACCCTTAGCTTGATATTCAACAACTTGTCTTAAAATATGCCTAAACAAGTTAGTATTTAGACCGCCACACAAACCTCTGTCACTTGAAATAATAATAATACCAACACGCTGAAGTTTTTCAGAACTGTTCATATAAGGATGTTCAAATTCTGAATGTGCATAGGCTAAATGACCAATAACATTGGATATTTTTTCGCAATAAGGGCGTGACGCTAACATTCTATCTTGCGCTTTTTTCATCTTAGAAGCGGCGACCATTTCCATGGCCGAAGTAATCTTCTGGGTATTTTTAATACTCGAAATTTGTGTTCTAATTTCCTTGCCAGCTGCCATTATCTACTCCATTCTACCAAGTATGGTTTGCCTTAAAGTCATCAATTGCCGCTTGTAGTTCGTTTGAAATTTCATCATTGTAATCGCCTGTTTCATTAATTTTATCCATTAATGATACTTGGTTTGCATTCATATAAACGATTAGCGCCGCTTCAAAATCAACCACTTTATTGACTTCAATATCATCTAACGAGCCCGAATTGGCGGCAAACAATGAGGTTGCCATCTCAGCAATTGATAGAGGCGAATATTGATTTTGTTTCATCAGCTCTGTCACGCGCTGACCACGATCAATTTGTGCCTTAGTCTCTGCATCAAGATCAGAGGCAAATTGTGCAAAAGCTGCCAACTCACGATATTGTGCCAAATCAAGACGAATACCGCTACCTAGTTTTTTAATAATATTAGTCTGCGCTGCACCGCCCACACGTGATACTGACAAACCTGCGTTAATCGCTGGACGAATACCTGCATTGAATAAATCTGTTTCTAAGAAAATTTGACCATCCGTAATTGAAATAACATTGGTAGGAACGAATGCTGACACATCACCACCTTGCGTTTCAATAATTGGTAATGCTGTTAAAGAGCCTGTTTTGCCCTTAACTTTGCCATTAGTTATCTTCTCTACATAGTCTGCATTGACACGTGAGGCACGCTCAAGTAAGCGCGAATGCAAATAAAACACATCACCCGGATAAGCCTCACGCCCTGGTGGGCGTTTAAGTAATAAAGAAAC includes the following:
- the ampD gene encoding 1,6-anhydro-N-acetylmuramyl-L-alanine amidase AmpD, whose protein sequence is MINSHRLESAKQISSPNFNKRPNQAISLIVIHNISLPPGKFNNNHIEDFFTNQLDTNQHPYFKTIKDLKVSTHLLIKRNGMIIQFVPFNQRAWHAGESNYKGKHNCNDFSIGIELQGDDNTPYESVQYEVLNKVVDLLKSHYPINAIKGHSDISPIRKTDPGPYFKWNKLHAIT
- a CDS encoding methylated-DNA--[protein]-cysteine S-methyltransferase, which translates into the protein MTPFQQKCYQTLKDKVPAGRVITYAGLAKLINHPNAYRAVGSAMNKNPFAPEVPCHRVVKSNGDLGDFAEDIKIKIKRLKKEGVEVASNKIVNFKKINYLSLKN
- a CDS encoding F0F1 ATP synthase subunit epsilon codes for the protein MPTIHVDVVSATESLYSGEALCVFVPASTGELGIYPKHTALLSTLKPGEVRVETDKGIESIYVSGGIVEVQPDVVTIFSDTAIRASDLDESKALEAKQRTQEAMENATKSQDISATQAALAESMAQLQMINKMRGKKI
- the atpD gene encoding F0F1 ATP synthase subunit beta produces the protein MSTGKITQIIGAVIDVEFSADSMPKIYDALKVPETGLILEVQQQLGDHVVRAIAMGGSEGLKRGLEVTNTGEPIKVPVGVKTLGRIMNVLGEPIDNAGDIGQEVDWAIHRSAPAYHELAPAAELLETGIKVIDLICPFAKGGKVGLFGGAGVGKTVNMMELIRNIAIEHSGYSVFAGVGERTREGNDFYHEMKESNVLDKVSLVYGQMNEPPGNRLRVALTGLTMAEYFRDEGRDVLLFIDNIYRYTLAGTEVSALLGRMPSAVGYQPTLASEMGALQERITSTKKGSITSIQAVYVPADDLTDPSPATTFAHLDATVVLSRQVAELGIYPAVDPLDSTSRQLDPLIVGEEHYNVARGVQVVLQRYKELKDIIAILGMDELSEEDKRSVSRARKIQRFLSQPFFVAEVFTGAPGKYVSLKDTIAGFKAILDGEMDDFPEQAFYMTGSIDEVRETAKENA
- the atpG gene encoding F0F1 ATP synthase subunit gamma translates to MAAGKEIRTQISSIKNTQKITSAMEMVAASKMKKAQDRMLASRPYCEKISNVIGHLAYAHSEFEHPYMNSSEKLQRVGIIIISSDRGLCGGLNTNLFRHILRQVVEYQAKGIEVDICTIGKKATSFFKNSGLNVKSVLTDLGDAPHFDDLLGTIKAMLDGFDAGETQQLSVAYNKFENTMTQAPTIMQLVPMVAGKSDNMNHYWDYIYEPDAQKVLSALLVRYIEALVYQGLVENIACEQSSRMVAMKSATDNAGDMVKELELVYNKARQAAITQEISEIVSGAAAV